DNA sequence from the Streptomyces cinnabarinus genome:
GGCCGGCGGCCCGCTCCCAGGCACCGATCGGCTCACCGCAGCCGGGGTGGCCGTGGTCTCGGTCCCGGACTGCGGGCACAACATCATGCTGGACAACCCCGAAGGCTTCACCCGTGCCACCTCGGCAGCGCTCTCGGACCACGTCCACTCGCAGCGCCAAGGCGATGCAACGGCGCAGCCCGCTGCTGCCGGTGGCGTCGATCCGGGTGAGCCATGGCACCTGCTCGAGCATGCTTTGGTAGGGACGGGTGCCGGGGCCTGTGAGGAGGGCGCGGAGCTCGTCGGGAACGGGATTGGGGACCAGGCACAGCCAGGCCAGGCCGACGCCGTTACGGGCCTCGGGCAGTCGCCCGGGATCCGACCACAGGCCCCGGGCCCACCGGGGAGCGTGTTCATGATGGTGTTCGCGGGCGAGTTGGGCGATCGCCGGGATCAGAGACGCCCGGACTACCGCATCGTCTTCCTCCGCCAGCCTGGACCGCAGAGCAGTGGAAAGGAGGGTGACCTCGCCGGCCGACGCCGCCGGAACGTAGGCGGTCGCGGAGCGGACCTCGGGGTCGGGGTCGCAGAGCAGCGGCAGCAGAATGTGCAGGTTGTCCATCACGGCCTGACGGGCGGCCTGGATCGTTCAGTCCACTGGGCACATCGTGCTGCCCTCAACCATCAACGGCTCCTCGGCGACCTGGAGCAGGCCTTCCCGCGATCCGTCCCCCATGTACTGACACCGCCCGATCTCGTCGATCAGGCGAAGGCTATCGGCACGCAGTTCGGGGCGCCCGGCCACCGCGATCCGGAGCAGGAGCGGTACCGCCAGTGCTCCTGCCGCGGTCGTGCCGCCCTGATGGTGAAGACTCGTCCAGAGCTGCCACAAGGCCTTGTCGGTAGCTTCGGCGCCCCCGGAGACGAGGGTGGCGAGCAGGGCCAGAGAACCCCTCGCCCGGGCCGTCAGGCGGGCGCTCGACGGCGTCCTTGCAGGGGGCTGCGACGACCAGCCCGGGGGCGCCAGCTGTCCAGCGGGTGCTGCGTGGGGGTCGTTCACCAGGCGTCGCCGATGTTGAAGTTGGCGGCATAGGCATTCCACTCGGATCTAAGGCGATCAGGAGATATCCGCCGACCGCTGTCAGGCCGTCGTGCAGCTTCTCTGCCAGTTCCCACCGTGAGATCGCCGCCATCGGCCCGGCCGGTTTTCGGCTCAGCGGGGCGGGCGCGATCATGGGACGAGTACGACCGGACCGTGGAACAGGGAATCCCATGACTTTGCAGGAAGGCCAGCGCGTCAAGCTGGCCGCTGATCTTCGTCTGAGTGACCCGATCGAGGTGTCCGGGGCGGTCATTGGCATCCTTTCCCTCGCCGCCGACACCGTAGGAACCGTAGTAGAAGTCACGGAGCACGTCCGCGAGGATGCCGACGTCCGCGAGTACGAGCGGCTCAAGTCGCTGCTCGATTCTTACGGTGACGGCATGCCCCCGGAGAGCAGGCGGCAGCTGGAGCAGAAGGTTGGCGCGCTGCAGCCGGCGTGGGTGGCGTTCCAGGAACAGGGAGCACTGGTGACGGTGCGGGTCCGCTTCGACAACGGGCTCATCCTGGGCGCATCGCCGCAGGACCTTTATGTGCCCGTGTGAGAGCGGTGGCGAGGCCGCGCGTCCTTGCTGAACCGACACCGGGCCCGGAGTCAGGGGTGTGCTGCACGATCGGGTGACATCGTGACCTGCCCAACAGACGCTGGTTTGCTGGCTCTTCTTGCCAAATAGTTCGCCGGTTTCGTTCATCGCGGCGCAGAATGATCGACGACGGCGTCATGCGTCGTCTCCGCCGGCCGGTCGAGGGGGCTGCCGGTGCGAACTCACAGGACACAGAGGGGGGTTCTGCCGTGCGCAGATCCAGACGCACGCTGGGTGCCACGTTCGCTGCGGTGCTCGGTTCCGTACTGCTGGCGATACCGGGGGCCATGCCGGCGTACGCGGCGACCGGTGTGTCGTTGCCGCTGTACCAGCTCGCCGACATGAAGGTCGACGGCAGCCATCAGAAGATCTTCCTCAGCATGCCGGCCGGCGCCGACGGCCGCGTAGTGGTGACGGACTACAACGGGAAGAGCACGTGGCTGGGCGGCCTCCCGGGGGCCAGCGGGCTGGCGCTCTCGCCCGACAACCAGACCCTGTACGTGGCCGCGCGGGACATCGACACCATCGTGGCGTACGACACCGCGACGCTGGCGGAGACCGCGCGCTACCACGTCGGTGACGGCACAGCCCCGTTGGGCGTGGCGGTCGCGGGTGGGAAGCTGTGGTTCGGCTACGGCGTCAGCGGGGACCTCGGCTCGATCGACGTGCGCGGCCCCGAGCCGGTCGTCGAACTGGGGCTGGACAGTTCGCTGGACTTTGGGGCGGAGCTCGTCACCTCCCCCGCCGACCCGAACGTGCTGGTGGTCGGCACCGGTGACCCCAACCGCAACACCCTCACGGTGTACGACGTGAGCAGCGGCATGCCCGTGATGGCCAAGCGGCGGGTGCTGTCCGGGACCGAGATGAACGGTCTGCGGGACATCGACGTGACACCGGACGGCCGTACGATCCTGACCGCCGCCCTCATATCGCCGGGGTACCGGGCCTTCCGCCTCGACGATCTCTCGGACGTGGCGACGCATACGGCCCCGGCCTCGCCCCTGGCCGTCGCCGCCGGACCCGACGGCAGGGTGGCGGGGGGCGCCCAGAACACCAGCGCCGACGTCCCGGACGTGTCCTTCTACGCTCCGGCTGCCCCGGATCCGCTGACCACGGTCGAGCTGGGCGCCGCCACGCAGAGCCCGGTGGTCCGGGGCCTGGCCTGGGCGCCGGACGGAAGCCGGCTCTTCGCCGTGACGGGGGAGAGCGGGGTCATGGGGCTCCGGTTCCACTCTCTCCAGGTCAACACCACGGTGCAGACAGCGATCGCCCTCGACGCGCCGGCGACCAGCAGGAAGGGCCGGACGCTGACCCTCACCGGCACGCTGACCCCCGGAATCGCTCCCGGCACCACGGTCACGGTCACACGCCACGACGCCACCAACCCTGAAGGCGTCTCCCTGGGCGCCGTACCGGTGGCGGCCGACGGCACCTTCACGGCGACCGACGCCCCGGCCAAGCCCGGCGAGGTCCGCTACGTCGTGGCGTACGGCGGTGACCACTGGCACGCCGCCTCCTCGGCTGAGGCGACGGTCGAGATCACCCGCAACTGATTCCCTGCCCGGAGCACACGATGAAGGGCCAGTTCAAGGGGGCATGCTGCTCCCTTGAACTGGCCCTTGTGCTGGCCCTGGAGCCGGCCCCTTGGCTGTGCTCACGGCCGTTGCGCTCTACGCGAGGATCAGAAGGATGAAGATCGCACAGACGATGATGGTGACCAGCCAGCTGTTGCTGATCAGCCAATCGCGGACGCCCGGCATTGCCCTTCCGCGCGAGGGCCGGAGAGCTGGCGAACGCACAGCGGTAGCGCGGCCATCAATACGGTCAGAGCGATGAACGCAAGGGCTTCGGCGCAGGAGCTTCCGCCCACCGGGAGTCGGCCCAGGCGCCGTGGGGTGGGCCTCGGTTCGGGCGAGCGCGGCCTGGACGGCGTCGCGTTGAAGCCGGAGGCAGGTGCCGATCGTCTCGGTGTCGGCGAGCTGGCGGTCGAGGTGGGCCAGATCGCGCGGAGGCGCGGGGGATCCGGCGACATCTAGTCCATGCGTTCGATTCAAGCGCTGGGTCCGCGTCCGGTCGAGGCGGGGTCACGAACGCGCTGCAGTGCAGAGGGCCAGGCTCCGAGCTACCTGGGGGCGGCCCACGCCTCGGGCCCACCCCCTCGCCACTCGATCATGGCTGTCCGGACGACGTCCATCTCGGCCCACTCAGGGAGGCCCTCGGTCGGTAGTGGTCGGAGCTGGAGCGCATGCGCAACCGCCCCAACACCTCCGGACGACTTTCCGTGTACGGCGCCCGGGTCACCATCACCGCCGACGGTGAGACGACTCTGACACGCGGCGGTCCACGACC
Encoded proteins:
- a CDS encoding WD40 repeat domain-containing protein, with the translated sequence MRRSRRTLGATFAAVLGSVLLAIPGAMPAYAATGVSLPLYQLADMKVDGSHQKIFLSMPAGADGRVVVTDYNGKSTWLGGLPGASGLALSPDNQTLYVAARDIDTIVAYDTATLAETARYHVGDGTAPLGVAVAGGKLWFGYGVSGDLGSIDVRGPEPVVELGLDSSLDFGAELVTSPADPNVLVVGTGDPNRNTLTVYDVSSGMPVMAKRRVLSGTEMNGLRDIDVTPDGRTILTAALISPGYRAFRLDDLSDVATHTAPASPLAVAAGPDGRVAGGAQNTSADVPDVSFYAPAAPDPLTTVELGAATQSPVVRGLAWAPDGSRLFAVTGESGVMGLRFHSLQVNTTVQTAIALDAPATSRKGRTLTLTGTLTPGIAPGTTVTVTRHDATNPEGVSLGAVPVAADGTFTATDAPAKPGEVRYVVAYGGDHWHAASSAEATVEITRN